A single Opisthocomus hoazin isolate bOpiHoa1 chromosome 1, bOpiHoa1.hap1, whole genome shotgun sequence DNA region contains:
- the KCNE3 gene encoding potassium voltage-gated channel subfamily E member 3 isoform X2 encodes MEEDNRTETWHRSLQAVLNALNQTLHGVVLCPTDRPAATAARNASTRAGRAGRNDNAYMYILFVMTLFAATVGSLILGYTRSRKVDKRSDPYHVYIKNRVSMI; translated from the coding sequence ATGGAGGAGGACAACCGGACGGAGACCTGGCACCGAAGCCTCCAGGCAGTGCTTAACGCCTTGAACCAGACGCTGCACGGGGTGGTCCTCTGCCCCACCGACCGCCCTGCCGCCACCGCCGCGCGCAACGCCAGCACCCGCGCCGGCCGCGCCGGCCGCAACGACAACGCCTACATGTACATCCTCTTCGTCATGACGCTTTTCGCCGCCACGGTGGGGAGTCTCATCCTGGGCTACACCCGCTCCCGCAAAGTGGACAAGCGCAGCGACCCGTACCACGTCTACATCAAGAACAGGGTCTCCATGATCTGA
- the KCNE3 gene encoding potassium voltage-gated channel subfamily E member 3 isoform X1: MGPPQGRAEGEENLPRPAAHTPPHAPQETLDTTPHGPAAPRGFGWAKGAAGITGAGGNGEENPVPRSRLGSGREWRAGTNVSRAGSVPGARARGQRGWTEEGQESVTGSVCREGSAGSGSPGSVRPLVSVGTPGAGDRLVARVGAGWPWQVALPREGEEARRHSQPDPHPSPPPRDAPVPAQPGSSAGKGGHPGLGKAMEEDNRTETWHRSLQAVLNALNQTLHGVVLCPTDRPAATAARNASTRAGRAGRNDNAYMYILFVMTLFAATVGSLILGYTRSRKVDKRSDPYHVYIKNRVSMI, from the exons atgggacctccccagggcagagcagagggggaggagaacctccctcgccctgctgcccacactcctcctcatgcaccccaggagaccttGGATACCACTCCCCATGGGCCCGCAGCCCCCAGGGGTTTTGGGTGGGCAAAGGGTGCAGCTGGGATCACTGGGGCAGGGGGAAATGGGGAGGAAAACCCCGTTCCACGGAGCAGGCTGGGCTCCGGGAGGGAATGGCGAGCGGGGACGAACGTGTCCCGGGCAGGCTCGGTGCCCGGTGCGAGGGCTCGGGGACAGCGGGGATGGACGGAGGAGGGACAGGAAAGCGTGACCGGCAGCGTGTGCCGGGAGGGAAGCGCGGGGTCCGGCTCTCCTGGCTCTGTGAGGCCTCTGGTTTCTGTCGGGACGCCCGGCGCTGGGGACAGGCTGGTGGCCCGTGTCGGGGCTGGGTGGCCATGGCAGGTGGCTCTGCCCCGGGAAGGGGAGGAGGCTCGGCGGCACTCCCAGCCCGACCCGCATCCATCGCCACCGCCCCGCGATGCTCCAGTCCCggctcagcctggcagcagcGCAGGCAAGGGAGGGCACCCCGG GCTGGGCAAGGCCATGGAGGAGGACAACCGGACGGAGACCTGGCACCGAAGCCTCCAGGCAGTGCTTAACGCCTTGAACCAGACGCTGCACGGGGTGGTCCTCTGCCCCACCGACCGCCCTGCCGCCACCGCCGCGCGCAACGCCAGCACCCGCGCCGGCCGCGCCGGCCGCAACGACAACGCCTACATGTACATCCTCTTCGTCATGACGCTTTTCGCCGCCACGGTGGGGAGTCTCATCCTGGGCTACACCCGCTCCCGCAAAGTGGACAAGCGCAGCGACCCGTACCACGTCTACATCAAGAACAGGGTCTCCATGATCTGA
- the LIPT2 gene encoding octanoyl-[acyl-carrier-protein]:protein N-octanoyltransferase LIPT2, mitochondrial, producing the protein MSRGPVRVLSLGPRPYAQALRLQERCVRAARAARARPGPGGPGESLVLSEPAEPVYAWGLRGAPEPAAAAALRARGAGLAAARRGGRITFHGPGQLLAFPVLDLRLRRLPLRGYVAALEELGLRLCRRLGLPGARALPPPLTGVWLGDSKLCAIGVHCGNHITSHGLALNCCTDLTWFDHIVPCGLEGKGVTSLSRELGRHVTVEHVLQPFLDSFQEVFDCALVFSEDPGD; encoded by the exons atgTCGCGGGGCCCGGTGCGGGTGCTGTCCCTGGGCCCGCGGCCCTACGCCCAGGCGCTGCGGCTGCAGGAGCGCTGCGtgcgggcggcgcgggcggcccgggcccggcccggccccgggggcccCGGGGAGAGCTTGGTGCTGAGCGAACCGGCCGAGCCCGTCTACGCCTGGGGCCTGCGGGGAGCCCcggagccggcggcggcggccgcgctgcgggcccggggcgcggggctggcggcggcccggcggggcggccggaTCACCTTCCACGGGCCCGGGCAGCTCCTGGCCTTCCCGGTGCTCGACCTCCGGCTCCGCCGCCTCCCGCTGCGGGGCTACGTGGCGGCCCTGGAGGAGCTGGGCCTGCGGCTGTGCCGCCGCCTCGGCCTGCCCGGCGcccgcgccctcccgccgcccctcaccgGCGTCTGGCTGGGCGACAGCAAGCTCTGCGCCATCG GGGTGCACTGCGGGAACCACATCACGTCCCACGGGCTGGCCCTGAACTGCTGCACCGACCTCACCTGGTTTGACCACATCGTGCCCTGCGGGCTGGAGGGAAAAGGCGTCACCTCGCTGAGCCGCGAGCTGGGGCGGCACGTCACCGTCGAGCACGTCCTCCAGCCCTTCCTCGACTCCTTCCAGGAGGTGTTCGACTGCGCCTTGGTCTTTTCGGAAGACCCCGGGGACTAG